The proteins below come from a single Malus domestica chromosome 03, GDT2T_hap1 genomic window:
- the LOC103427425 gene encoding aluminum-activated malate transporter 13-like isoform X1, whose amino-acid sequence MGSILVLKNIQNKDERHKFSIFGIISNLKNRIIDQISKQDMRKLLHSIKVGVALVLVSLLYLLDPLYEQVGENAMWAIMTVVVIFEFYAGATLGKGLNRGLGTILGGALGCSAATFAQKVGGMGKGNAVFIGSLVFIIGAFATYFRLVPSIKKRYDYGAMIFILTFNLVIVSGLRAEKVLELARDRLSTIGMGFAVCIFINLLVFPAWASDELHDSTTHKFQLLADSIEGCLENYFRQDNENMKDNQTSISSSCKAVLHSKAKDETLANFAKWEPWHGKFGLHYPWTKYLQLGELLRELATIVISLKGCIQSPKQPSSSLKQSIEEPSEAVGVTLVWSLRELGESLGKMRRCNQQVVIVPKLKSTRQELSSIVSPTSKFGPIENADELAIASFVFLLTEIVEKVEELAKEIEELGEIAGFHTK is encoded by the exons ATGGGTTCGATCCTTGTactaaaaaatattcaaaacaaagatgagaggcacaagttttcaatttttggaatTATTTCCAATCTTAAAAATAGAATAATTGATCAGATAAGCAAGCAAGATATGAGAAAGCTGCTTCACAGCATCAAGGTTGGAGTTGCCCTGGTTCTGGTTTCACTTCTCTATCTTCTCGACCCTCTGTATGAGCAAGTTGGAGAGAATGCCATGTGGGCTATCATGACCGTCGTCGTCATCTTCGAGTTCTACGCAG gtGCCACACTTGGTAAGGGCTTAAACCGTGGATTGGGAACAATTTTAGGAGGTGCTTTGGGGTGCTCAGCTGCAACTTTTGCTCAAAAAGTTGGTGGAATGGGCAAAGGCAACGCTGTATTCATCGGTTCTTTGGTGTTTATCATCG gTGCATTTGCGACATATTTTAGATTAGTACCAAGCATTAAGAAAAGATACGACTATGGAGCCATGATCTTCATCCTGACCTTCAATCTAGTAATCGTGTCGGGTTTACGTGCCgaaaaagtgttggaattagctcgTGATCGTCTTTCAACGATCGGGATGGGATTTGCTGTTTGCATATTCATAAACTTGCTGGTCTTCCCCGCATGGGCTAGTGATGAACTTCATGACTCTACAACTCATAAATTTCAACTCCTTGCGGACTCAATTGAAG GATGCTTGGAGAATTACTTCAGACAGGACAATGAAAATATGAAGGATAACCAGACTTCCATTTCTAGTAGTTGCAAGGCGGTGTTGCACTCCAAGGCAAAGGATGAGACACTG GCAAATTTTGCGAAATGGGAACCATGGCATGGAAAGTTTGGTCTCCACTACCCATGGACTAAATACCTACAACTAGGAGAGCTTCTTCGAGAGCTAGCTACCATTGTCATTTCCCTGAAAGGCTGTATTCAATCTCCTAAACAg CCTTCATCGAGTCTGAAGCAGTCAATCGAAGAGCCAAGTGAAGCTGTTGGCGTGACACTTGTATGGAGCCTAAGAGAGCTTGGAGAGAGCCTTGGGAAGATGAGACGATGCAACCAACAGGTTGTGATAGTGCCCAAATTGAAGTCAACGAGACAAGAGCTAAGCTCGATTGTTTCTCCAACTTCCAAATTTGGACCAATAGAAAATGCTGATGAACTTGCAATTGCAAGCTTTGTCTTCTTGTTGACAGAGATAGTTGAAAAGGTGGAAGAATTGGCAAAGGAGATTGAAGAACTTGGAGAGATTGCTGGTTTTCATACTAAATAG
- the LOC103427425 gene encoding aluminum-activated malate transporter 13-like isoform X2 encodes MGSILVLKNIQNKDERHKFSIFGIISNLKNRIIDQISKQDMRKLLHSIKVGVALVLVSLLYLLDPLYEQVGENAMWAIMTVVVIFEFYAGATLGKGLNRGLGTILGGALGCSAATFAQKVGGMGKGNAVFIGSLVFIIGAFATYFRLVPSIKKRYDYGAMIFILTFNLVIVSGLRAEKVLELARDRLSTIGMGFAVCIFINLLVFPAWASDELHDSTTHKFQLLADSIEGCLENYFRQDNENMKDNQTSISSSCKAVLHSKAKDETLANFAKWEPWHGKFGLHYPWTKYLQLGELLRELATIVISLKGCIQSPKQSIEEPSEAVGVTLVWSLRELGESLGKMRRCNQQVVIVPKLKSTRQELSSIVSPTSKFGPIENADELAIASFVFLLTEIVEKVEELAKEIEELGEIAGFHTK; translated from the exons ATGGGTTCGATCCTTGTactaaaaaatattcaaaacaaagatgagaggcacaagttttcaatttttggaatTATTTCCAATCTTAAAAATAGAATAATTGATCAGATAAGCAAGCAAGATATGAGAAAGCTGCTTCACAGCATCAAGGTTGGAGTTGCCCTGGTTCTGGTTTCACTTCTCTATCTTCTCGACCCTCTGTATGAGCAAGTTGGAGAGAATGCCATGTGGGCTATCATGACCGTCGTCGTCATCTTCGAGTTCTACGCAG gtGCCACACTTGGTAAGGGCTTAAACCGTGGATTGGGAACAATTTTAGGAGGTGCTTTGGGGTGCTCAGCTGCAACTTTTGCTCAAAAAGTTGGTGGAATGGGCAAAGGCAACGCTGTATTCATCGGTTCTTTGGTGTTTATCATCG gTGCATTTGCGACATATTTTAGATTAGTACCAAGCATTAAGAAAAGATACGACTATGGAGCCATGATCTTCATCCTGACCTTCAATCTAGTAATCGTGTCGGGTTTACGTGCCgaaaaagtgttggaattagctcgTGATCGTCTTTCAACGATCGGGATGGGATTTGCTGTTTGCATATTCATAAACTTGCTGGTCTTCCCCGCATGGGCTAGTGATGAACTTCATGACTCTACAACTCATAAATTTCAACTCCTTGCGGACTCAATTGAAG GATGCTTGGAGAATTACTTCAGACAGGACAATGAAAATATGAAGGATAACCAGACTTCCATTTCTAGTAGTTGCAAGGCGGTGTTGCACTCCAAGGCAAAGGATGAGACACTG GCAAATTTTGCGAAATGGGAACCATGGCATGGAAAGTTTGGTCTCCACTACCCATGGACTAAATACCTACAACTAGGAGAGCTTCTTCGAGAGCTAGCTACCATTGTCATTTCCCTGAAAGGCTGTATTCAATCTCCTAAACAg TCAATCGAAGAGCCAAGTGAAGCTGTTGGCGTGACACTTGTATGGAGCCTAAGAGAGCTTGGAGAGAGCCTTGGGAAGATGAGACGATGCAACCAACAGGTTGTGATAGTGCCCAAATTGAAGTCAACGAGACAAGAGCTAAGCTCGATTGTTTCTCCAACTTCCAAATTTGGACCAATAGAAAATGCTGATGAACTTGCAATTGCAAGCTTTGTCTTCTTGTTGACAGAGATAGTTGAAAAGGTGGAAGAATTGGCAAAGGAGATTGAAGAACTTGGAGAGATTGCTGGTTTTCATACTAAATAG
- the LOC103419127 gene encoding protein trichome birefringence-like 11 isoform X1: MANNNPASPHQTEESTMTHLEFFKKLKRSNPLEPSLGILGFFLVALLFVSCFSYLDYRTVYSRILGLPSKGNGLLGFLEEGGNGCDVFDGNWVWDESYPLYESQNCSLLDEGFRCSENGRPDNFYTKWRWQPKGCTLPRFDAGKMLEKLRNRRVVFVGDSIGRNQWESLLCMLSSAVPNKTSIYEVNGSPITKHSGFLVFKFEDFNCTVEYYRAPFLVFQGHPPAGAPENVKITLRVDQLERTSRQWRDADVLILNAGHWWSYEKTIRDGCYFQEGEEVKMNMTVETAFCRSLDTVIDWIGNEVNMSKSYVLFRTYAPVHFSGGDWNTGDLPGLSLLFNSSESVYKTIFDLISERSNESHVRKLDLLNVTNMSLWRKDGHASLYYLGPETGPASVHHQDCSHWCLPGVPDSWNELLYALFLKRESIRA, from the exons ATGGCGAATAATAATCCCGCGTCTCCACATCAAACAGAGGAAAGCACAATGACCCACTTGGAGTTCTTCAAGAAACTCAAACGCTCCAACCCTCTTGAACCTTCTCTGGGGATTCTTGGGTTCTTCTTGGTCGCTCTTCTCTTCGTTAGCTGCTTCTCCTACTTGGATTACCGTACAGTTTACAGTCGGATTCTGGGGTTGCCGTCAAAAGGGAATGGACTGCTGGGATTTCTTGAGGAAGGCGGTAACGGCTGTGACGTATTTGATGGGAATTGGGTTTGGGATGAGAGCTATCCGTTGTACGAGTCTCAGAATTGTAGCCTTTTAGATGAAGGGTTTAGATGTTCTGAGAATGGCCGGCCTGATAATTTCTACACCAAGTGGCGTTGGCAGCCCAAAGGTTGCACCTTGCCCAG ATTCGATGCAGGGAAGATGTTGGAGAAGCTTCGGAACCGGCGTGTTGTATTTGTTGGTGACTCAATTGGAAGGAACCAATGGGAGTCTCTTCTCTGTATGCTCTCCTCTGCAGTACCTAACAAGACTTCAATCTATGAGGTGAATGGGAGTCCAATCACAAAGCATTCGGGGTTCTTGGTATTCAAGTTTGAGGACTTCAACTGCACTGTGGAGTACTACAGAGCACCATTTCTAGTCTTTCAGGGCCACCCTCCTGCTGGCGCTCCAGAAAACGTGAAGATAACCTTAAGGGTGGATCAACTGGAAAGGACTTCCAGGCAGTGGAGAGATGCAGATGTGCTGATTCTCAACGCGGGGCATTGGTGGAGTTATGAGAAGACCATACGAGA TGGTTGCTACTTCCAAGAAGGAGAGGAGGTGAAGATGAATATGACTGTCGAAACAGCATTTTGTAGATCGTTAGATACTGTGATTGATTGGATTGGCAATGAAGTGAACATGAGCAAGTCTTATGTCCTCTTTCGAACTTATGCTCCTGTGCATTTCAG TGGCGGTGATTGGAATACGGGTGACCTACCTGGATTAAGTTTGTTGTTCAATTCATCCGAAAGTGTTTACAAGACGATCTTTGATCTCATATCAGAGCGTTCAAATGAGTCACATGTTAGGAAACTGGATTTGCTCAATGTGACGAACATGTCTCTGTGGAGAAAAGATGGTCATGCCTCTCTATACTATCTAGGGCCTGAGACTGGACCAGCCTCCGTCCACCATCAAGATTGCAGCCACTGGTGCCTCCCAGGTGTGCCTGATTCATGGAACGAGCTTCTGTATGCGCTCTTCCTTAAACGGGAATCCATTCGCGCATGA
- the LOC103419127 gene encoding protein trichome birefringence-like 11 isoform X2 translates to MANNNPASPHQTEESTMTHLEFFKKLKRSNPLEPSLGILGFFLVALLFVSCFSYLDYRTVYSRILGLPSKGNGLLGFLEEGGNGCDVFDGNWVWDESYPLYESQNCSLLDEGFRCSENGRPDNFYTKWRWQPKGCTLPRFDAGKMLEKLRNRRVVFVGDSIGRNQWESLLCMLSSAVPNKTSIYEVNGSPITKHSGFLVFKFEDFNCTVEYYRAPFLVFQGHPPAGAPENVKITLRVDQLERTSRQWRDADVLILNAGHWWSYEKTIRDGGDWNTGDLPGLSLLFNSSESVYKTIFDLISERSNESHVRKLDLLNVTNMSLWRKDGHASLYYLGPETGPASVHHQDCSHWCLPGVPDSWNELLYALFLKRESIRA, encoded by the exons ATGGCGAATAATAATCCCGCGTCTCCACATCAAACAGAGGAAAGCACAATGACCCACTTGGAGTTCTTCAAGAAACTCAAACGCTCCAACCCTCTTGAACCTTCTCTGGGGATTCTTGGGTTCTTCTTGGTCGCTCTTCTCTTCGTTAGCTGCTTCTCCTACTTGGATTACCGTACAGTTTACAGTCGGATTCTGGGGTTGCCGTCAAAAGGGAATGGACTGCTGGGATTTCTTGAGGAAGGCGGTAACGGCTGTGACGTATTTGATGGGAATTGGGTTTGGGATGAGAGCTATCCGTTGTACGAGTCTCAGAATTGTAGCCTTTTAGATGAAGGGTTTAGATGTTCTGAGAATGGCCGGCCTGATAATTTCTACACCAAGTGGCGTTGGCAGCCCAAAGGTTGCACCTTGCCCAG ATTCGATGCAGGGAAGATGTTGGAGAAGCTTCGGAACCGGCGTGTTGTATTTGTTGGTGACTCAATTGGAAGGAACCAATGGGAGTCTCTTCTCTGTATGCTCTCCTCTGCAGTACCTAACAAGACTTCAATCTATGAGGTGAATGGGAGTCCAATCACAAAGCATTCGGGGTTCTTGGTATTCAAGTTTGAGGACTTCAACTGCACTGTGGAGTACTACAGAGCACCATTTCTAGTCTTTCAGGGCCACCCTCCTGCTGGCGCTCCAGAAAACGTGAAGATAACCTTAAGGGTGGATCAACTGGAAAGGACTTCCAGGCAGTGGAGAGATGCAGATGTGCTGATTCTCAACGCGGGGCATTGGTGGAGTTATGAGAAGACCATACGAGA TGGCGGTGATTGGAATACGGGTGACCTACCTGGATTAAGTTTGTTGTTCAATTCATCCGAAAGTGTTTACAAGACGATCTTTGATCTCATATCAGAGCGTTCAAATGAGTCACATGTTAGGAAACTGGATTTGCTCAATGTGACGAACATGTCTCTGTGGAGAAAAGATGGTCATGCCTCTCTATACTATCTAGGGCCTGAGACTGGACCAGCCTCCGTCCACCATCAAGATTGCAGCCACTGGTGCCTCCCAGGTGTGCCTGATTCATGGAACGAGCTTCTGTATGCGCTCTTCCTTAAACGGGAATCCATTCGCGCATGA